The sequence CCGCTAAATACAATCGTACTGTATTTAGACAAAACTTTGTGTTCGGGAAAAAATGGCTCGGAAAATTATACAACACAAAACAGATAGAAGTTTACGCAGTAAATGAAAATAATAATTGGTTTGTTATAACAGTAATTGCAAAATA is a genomic window of Candidatus Cloacimonadota bacterium containing:
- a CDS encoding DUF4258 domain-containing protein, encoding MNISFHKHALNRMKERGVLKKEVISAIKTGEKFSAKYNRTVFRQNFVFGKKWLGKLYNTKQIEVYAVNENNNWFVITVIAKYF